TCTCAAATCCTGGATCAATATCCTTCCTGGCTGTTATCAGATAGTAATTTTGCCTCTGTCCTTCCTCCAGCTGGGCACCACGTTACAGCCTAAACATCCAGCACGTGGTTGAGGTAGGAGATGTAACAAATCGCGAGTCGCAGGATCTCAATCTTGGACAACTTTTTGTCCGGTGGGATCGTTGGGAGCAGTTTTCTCAACTCTGCGAAGGCCAAGTTGAAGGCCACTACACGGATCCGCTCCCTGGTGGCGTGCGCGGATCGATATTTAGCCGTCGCGCGCCTCCTCcgcctcttctcctccctgctgAGGGCGGGCACGTGCACGGGCTCGGCTGACATGGAGCCACACTGAGCATCGTCCAACGgggtctctgtgtctgtttgtcccCAGCACAGCTCGGGCTCGGGCCGGTCAGGACTGAGCATC
This genomic interval from Seriola aureovittata isolate HTS-2021-v1 ecotype China chromosome 11, ASM2101889v1, whole genome shotgun sequence contains the following:
- the LOC130177654 gene encoding helix-loop-helix protein 2-like → MLSPDRPEPELCWGQTDTETPLDDAQCGSMSAEPVHVPALSREEKRRRRRATAKYRSAHATRERIRVVAFNLAFAELRKLLPTIPPDKKLSKIEILRLAICYISYLNHVLDV